One Echinicola strongylocentroti DNA window includes the following coding sequences:
- a CDS encoding fatty acid desaturase family protein: MHQSLKFIDHENSLFFSTVKKRIDDYFEVNQLSKKANGPMIAKTIIYLTTFVLLYVLILTELFSLPITLVLAMFLGVTMACIGFNICHDALHGSYSSNSKINTSLGFLFNVIGASEYVWRITHNKIHHTYTNIIGHDGDLDVAPGLIRLSPKDKKNKAHRFQHIYAFMLYSLTSLSWFFRKDYLKFFQRTIGSHTNRHPKREYVNLFAYKAMYYTLFIIIPLVVMDITWWQFLIGYLLMNMVEGLVLGLVFQLAHLVEETEMPVPKKDNNIEEAWAIHQMRTTANFAVNSKTATFLCGGLNFQVEHHLFPTICHIHYPAISKMLRDTAAEFNVPYINNGSFLTALGSHYRFLKKHGRD, encoded by the coding sequence ATGCATCAATCCCTAAAGTTTATAGATCATGAAAACTCTCTTTTTTTCAGCACCGTTAAGAAGCGAATAGATGACTACTTTGAAGTAAACCAACTATCAAAAAAGGCCAATGGCCCCATGATAGCCAAGACCATTATTTACCTGACCACCTTTGTTCTCCTTTATGTACTGATCCTAACGGAGCTATTTTCCCTCCCCATCACCTTGGTTTTGGCAATGTTTCTCGGAGTGACCATGGCATGTATTGGTTTTAACATCTGCCACGATGCCCTGCACGGTTCCTATTCTTCCAATTCCAAGATCAATACCTCTTTGGGGTTTTTATTCAATGTCATAGGAGCCAGTGAATACGTTTGGCGCATCACCCATAACAAAATCCACCACACCTACACCAATATTATTGGGCATGACGGTGACTTGGACGTAGCGCCCGGGCTGATCAGACTGTCCCCTAAGGACAAAAAGAACAAGGCACATCGCTTCCAGCATATCTATGCTTTTATGCTGTATTCACTGACTTCCTTGTCCTGGTTTTTCAGAAAAGATTACCTCAAATTCTTCCAAAGAACCATTGGTTCCCATACCAATAGACATCCTAAAAGGGAATACGTCAACTTATTTGCCTACAAAGCCATGTACTATACACTCTTCATCATCATTCCATTGGTGGTCATGGACATTACTTGGTGGCAGTTTTTGATCGGGTACCTGTTGATGAATATGGTGGAGGGCCTGGTTTTGGGACTGGTATTCCAGTTGGCCCACTTAGTGGAAGAAACTGAAATGCCCGTTCCGAAAAAGGACAACAATATCGAAGAAGCTTGGGCCATCCACCAGATGCGGACAACAGCGAATTTTGCCGTTAACAGCAAAACGGCCACATTCCTTTGTGGTGGACTGAATTTTCAGGTAGAGCATCACTTATTCCCGACCATCTGTCATATTCACTACCCTGCCATCTCCAAGATGCTAAGGGATACCGCTGCAGAATTTAATGTTCCCTATATCAATAACGGTTCCTTTTTGACCGCATTGGGTTCGCACTATCGATTCCTAAAAAAACATGGACGCGATTAG
- a CDS encoding YdeI/OmpD-associated family protein yields MTKTAIETFCPSGRKDWRQWLEDNHQTQEAVWLIQYKKASKKASLSWEEAVEEALCFGWIDGKRKSISNESYQQFFCKRKASSTWSQINKEKVKQLMDQGHMRKAGMEAIETAKQNGSWTILDGVEALVIPEDLQVAFSGYLGSEETFSEWSKSTKKMALHWIVMAKRPETRKRRIDKVVSMAYKKERPKIFR; encoded by the coding sequence ATGACAAAAACAGCTATTGAAACATTTTGCCCAAGCGGCCGCAAGGATTGGCGTCAATGGTTAGAGGATAATCACCAAACACAAGAGGCTGTTTGGCTTATTCAATACAAGAAGGCAAGCAAAAAAGCCTCTCTTTCATGGGAAGAGGCGGTGGAGGAAGCCCTGTGTTTTGGTTGGATAGACGGCAAAAGAAAATCCATCAGTAATGAAAGTTACCAACAGTTTTTTTGCAAAAGAAAAGCTTCCAGCACCTGGTCCCAAATCAATAAGGAAAAGGTCAAGCAATTAATGGATCAGGGACATATGCGGAAGGCTGGGATGGAGGCTATCGAAACGGCCAAGCAAAATGGATCATGGACCATACTCGATGGAGTAGAAGCGTTGGTCATTCCTGAAGACCTTCAAGTTGCTTTTTCAGGCTATCTAGGGTCAGAAGAGACTTTTTCGGAATGGAGCAAATCCACGAAAAAAATGGCGTTACATTGGATTGTTATGGCCAAACGACCAGAGACCCGTAAAAGACGCATTGACAAGGTCGTGTCCATGGCGTATAAGAAAGAGCGGCCAAAGATCTTTAGGTAA